A single window of Streptomyces xanthii DNA harbors:
- a CDS encoding S1 family peptidase, producing the protein MRIKRTTPLSGTARRTRLIAAGTGLLAAAAFAVPSAHAAETPQTFTAAELAQTTDAVRGADVAGTAWAVDAKTKQVVVTVDSTVSQAEINKIRQEAGANAGALKIERTPGTFKKLISGGDAIYASSWRCSLGFNVQDSSGNYYFLTAGHCTDGAGTWWSNSSHSTTLGSTAGSSFPGNDYGIVRYTNSSVTKSGTVGSQDITSAATPSVGTTVYRRGSTTGTHSGRVTALNATVNYGGGDIVSGLIQTTVCAEPGDSGGPLYGGTKAYGLTSGGSGNCSSGGTTFFQPVTEALSAYGVHVY; encoded by the coding sequence GTGAGGATCAAGCGCACCACCCCCCTCAGCGGCACGGCGAGACGGACCCGGCTGATCGCCGCGGGCACCGGGCTGCTGGCCGCTGCGGCGTTCGCCGTACCCAGCGCGCACGCCGCCGAGACCCCGCAGACCTTCACGGCCGCCGAACTCGCGCAGACCACCGACGCGGTGCGGGGCGCCGATGTCGCCGGTACCGCGTGGGCCGTCGACGCGAAGACCAAGCAGGTCGTCGTGACCGTCGACAGCACGGTCTCGCAGGCGGAGATCAACAAGATCCGTCAGGAGGCCGGCGCCAACGCGGGCGCGCTCAAGATCGAGCGCACACCGGGCACCTTCAAGAAGCTGATCTCCGGCGGCGACGCCATCTACGCGAGCAGCTGGCGGTGCTCGCTCGGCTTCAACGTCCAGGACAGCAGCGGCAACTACTACTTCCTGACCGCCGGTCACTGCACCGACGGCGCGGGCACCTGGTGGTCGAACTCGTCGCACTCGACGACCCTCGGCTCCACCGCCGGGTCCAGCTTCCCGGGCAACGACTACGGCATCGTGCGCTACACGAACAGCTCCGTGACCAAGTCCGGCACCGTCGGCAGCCAGGACATCACGAGTGCCGCCACGCCGTCCGTGGGCACCACGGTCTACCGGCGCGGCTCCACCACCGGCACGCACAGCGGCCGGGTCACCGCCCTCAACGCCACCGTGAACTACGGCGGCGGCGACATCGTCTCCGGCCTCATCCAGACCACGGTCTGCGCCGAGCCCGGTGACTCCGGCGGTCCGCTCTACGGTGGCACCAAGGCGTACGGGCTGACCTCCGGCGGCAGCGGCAACTGCTCCTCCGGCGGTACGACGTTCTTCCAGCCGGTCACGGAGGCGCTCAGCGCGTACGGGGTGCACGTGTACTGA
- a CDS encoding S1 family peptidase: MKHRRMSKRRAAIAGGGILALAAAGITFQTANASTETPVQTPRTLSVAKAGDLASALTKDLGADSAGSYYDARTKQLVMNVLSEDAVKTVEAVGAKARIVQNSLAALKSARTTLKNDATIPGTSWATDPATNKVVVTADRTVEGAAWAKLSKVVDGLGGKAELKRTQGEFKPFVAGGDAITGGGGRCSLGFNVVKGGEPYFITAGHCTEAISTWSDSSGQEIGTNEQSSFPDNDFGLVKYTADVPHPSEVNLYNGSAQQITGAADATVGMKVTRSGSTTQVHDGTVTGLDATVNYGNGDIVNGLIQTDVCAEPGDSGGSLFSGDKAIGLTSGGSGDCTSGGETFFQPVTEALSATGTQIG, translated from the coding sequence TTGAAGCACCGACGCATGTCCAAGCGGCGTGCCGCGATCGCCGGAGGCGGAATACTCGCCCTGGCCGCCGCGGGCATCACCTTCCAGACCGCGAACGCCAGCACCGAGACCCCGGTCCAGACGCCCCGTACGCTCTCCGTCGCCAAGGCCGGGGATCTCGCCTCGGCCCTGACGAAGGATCTGGGCGCCGACTCGGCGGGCAGCTACTACGACGCCCGCACCAAGCAGCTCGTGATGAACGTGCTGAGCGAGGACGCCGTCAAGACCGTCGAGGCGGTCGGCGCCAAGGCCAGAATCGTGCAGAACTCGCTCGCCGCGCTGAAGAGCGCCCGCACCACCCTGAAGAACGACGCCACCATCCCGGGCACCTCCTGGGCCACCGACCCGGCCACCAACAAGGTCGTCGTCACCGCCGACCGCACGGTCGAGGGCGCGGCCTGGGCCAAGCTGAGCAAGGTCGTCGACGGGCTCGGCGGCAAGGCCGAACTCAAGCGCACCCAGGGCGAGTTCAAGCCCTTCGTCGCGGGCGGCGACGCCATCACCGGGGGCGGCGGCCGCTGTTCCCTCGGGTTCAACGTGGTCAAGGGCGGTGAGCCGTACTTCATCACCGCGGGCCACTGCACCGAGGCGATCTCCACCTGGTCGGACTCCAGCGGCCAGGAGATCGGTACGAACGAGCAGTCCAGCTTCCCGGACAACGACTTCGGGCTCGTGAAGTACACCGCGGACGTGCCGCACCCCAGCGAGGTGAACCTCTACAACGGTTCCGCGCAGCAGATCACCGGGGCCGCCGACGCGACCGTGGGCATGAAGGTCACCCGCTCCGGCTCCACCACCCAGGTCCACGACGGCACGGTGACCGGCCTGGACGCCACCGTGAACTACGGCAACGGCGACATCGTCAACGGCCTGATCCAGACCGACGTGTGCGCCGAGCCCGGTGACAGCGGCGGCTCGCTGTTCTCCGGCGACAAGGCGATCGGCCTCACCTCCGGCGGCAGCGGCGACTGCACGTCGGGCGGCGAGACGTTCTTCCAGCCGGTGACCGAGGCGCTCTCCGCCACGGGCACGCAGATCGGCTGA
- a CDS encoding ABC transporter permease codes for MKFADEFKAAVTPRAALLVIGVLALQLLFITSYVGALHSPEPKDVPYGVVAPVPAVAQQAEQRLDQLPGSPLDPRVVADRETARQQIMDRKIDGALIIDPRGTTDTLLVASGGGAALSNVLQVLTVRIEAAEQRTVRTIDVAPASSEDFNGLSSFYLVIGWCVGGYLCASIMSISAGALRASPQRAGIRIGAMALVSVVGGIGGALIVGDTILGALPGSFWGLTGLGALVTFAVGAITLALQELTGVVGIGLAVLLVVVAGNPSAGGAFPLPMLPPFWQAIGPWLPPGAGTWAARSIAYFEGNALTKSLLVLSAWAVLGVAVTLLVAALRERKHRPAQS; via the coding sequence ATGAAGTTCGCCGACGAGTTCAAGGCCGCCGTCACCCCACGAGCCGCGCTGCTCGTCATCGGGGTGCTCGCCCTGCAGCTCCTGTTCATCACCTCCTACGTGGGGGCGCTGCACAGCCCCGAGCCGAAGGACGTGCCGTACGGCGTCGTGGCCCCCGTGCCGGCCGTCGCCCAGCAGGCCGAGCAGCGGCTCGACCAGCTGCCCGGGTCGCCGCTCGATCCACGGGTGGTCGCCGACCGGGAGACGGCACGGCAGCAGATCATGGACCGGAAGATCGACGGCGCCCTGATCATCGACCCCCGGGGCACCACCGACACCCTGCTCGTCGCGTCCGGCGGCGGCGCGGCCCTCTCGAACGTCCTGCAGGTCCTGACCGTCCGGATCGAGGCCGCCGAGCAGCGCACCGTGCGCACGATCGACGTGGCCCCCGCCTCGTCCGAGGACTTCAACGGGCTGTCGTCGTTCTACCTCGTCATCGGCTGGTGCGTCGGCGGCTACCTGTGCGCCTCGATCATGTCGATCAGCGCCGGGGCGCTGCGCGCGAGCCCGCAGCGCGCGGGCATCCGGATCGGGGCCATGGCGCTGGTCTCGGTCGTCGGCGGCATCGGCGGCGCGCTCATCGTCGGCGACACCATCCTGGGCGCGCTGCCGGGCTCCTTCTGGGGGCTCACCGGGCTCGGCGCGCTGGTCACCTTCGCGGTCGGCGCGATCACCCTGGCCCTCCAGGAGCTGACGGGCGTCGTCGGCATCGGCCTCGCCGTGCTGCTCGTCGTCGTGGCCGGCAACCCGAGCGCGGGCGGCGCCTTCCCGCTGCCGATGCTGCCCCCGTTCTGGCAGGCGATCGGACCGTGGCTGCCACCGGGCGCCGGCACCTGGGCGGCCCGTTCGATCGCCTACTTCGAGGGCAACGCCCTGACGAAGTCCCTCCTGGTCCTCTCCGCCTGGGCGGTCCTGGGCGTCGCGGTCACCCTGCTGGTGGCGGCCCTGCGCGAACGCAAGCACCGGCCCGCGCAGAGCTAG
- a CDS encoding DNA polymerase III subunit alpha, whose amino-acid sequence MRGFTHLHTASGFSLRYGASHPDALAERAAEREMDALALTDRDTLGGAVRFAKAASRAGIRPLFGVDLAVAAPQEAAGRTERRRTPARGGAFVDESAQRAVFLARDGAAGWAALCDLVTAAHRDLPDGARPLLPWDTTVGDHVTVLLGPDSDVGRALAAGRPDRAARLLAPWRERYGDAALRIEAVHHGRGGTGPGSLRLAARALGFAVEQKIMPVLTNAVRYADPGQGEVADVLDSARRLVPIDPRAGLDGGERWLKPGDDMADLALRVAEAAGYRANTARRLLDVTEQTAAACRVDPEDDLGLGRVHFPEPDLVGAARRTPERVLRSRCAAAMLARRYDRQPEYWSRLEEELGLIERLGYAAYFLTVAQVVADTRDLGIRVAARGSGAGSLVSHLLGIATADPVEHGLLMERFLSERRTELPDIDIDVESARRLEVYRAILERFGPERVATVSMPETYRVRHAVRDVGLALGLNPGEVDRLAKSFPHIRARDARAALQELPELRGIDPQAYGPRLWDLVEALDGLPRGIAMHPCGVLLSDTALLRRTPVVPTSTEGFPMSQFDKEDVEDLGLLKLDVLGVRMQSAMAHAVAEIERTTGRHIDLDDPAQVPPGDPKTYALIKSSQTLGCFQTESPGQRDLIARLQPETFHDLVVDISLFRPGPVAANMVDPFIKARHGRQAPRYPHEDLKPVLEDTYGVVVFHEQIIRILDVMTGCGLAFGDYTRRALSNPGQVGRVKAWFAERARGRGYAKEVVERTWEIVEAFGAYGFCKAHAVAFAVPSYQSAWLKAHRPAAFYAGLLTHDPGMYPKRLLLADARRRGVPLLPLDVNASDAAYRIELVSERGVPEYGLRLALGDVRGMSEDEAARIVAGRPYVSLQDFLSRARPSRPVAERLAQVGALDAFGRNRRDLMLHIAELHRSRLRSGSGQLALGETGDAPDTVAPAHLPDLDDAERLGAELGVLGMDTSRHLLGDQRELLDELGVVPAQRLRDLPHGQVVLVAGAKGAVQTPPVRSGKRVIFATLDDTTGLVDCAFFEDSHEASAHTVFHSWLLLVRGVVQRRGGGSGKALSVTGSAAWDLTELAELRRTGGLSAVTERLTERGLPAADGDFGTGGRTIHLETGYDLHPWADLQPPGASVKQSRKLWHQSPGSAG is encoded by the coding sequence ATGCGGGGCTTCACGCATCTCCACACCGCCTCCGGGTTCTCCCTGCGGTACGGCGCCTCGCACCCCGACGCGCTCGCCGAGCGGGCCGCCGAGCGGGAGATGGACGCGCTCGCGCTGACCGACCGGGACACCCTCGGCGGCGCCGTCCGCTTCGCCAAGGCGGCGAGCCGGGCCGGCATCCGCCCCCTGTTCGGCGTCGACCTCGCGGTCGCCGCACCGCAGGAGGCCGCGGGCCGCACCGAGCGCCGGCGCACCCCGGCCCGCGGTGGTGCCTTCGTCGACGAGTCGGCCCAGCGCGCCGTGTTCCTCGCCCGCGACGGCGCGGCCGGCTGGGCCGCCCTGTGCGACCTCGTCACCGCCGCCCACCGGGACCTCCCCGACGGCGCGCGCCCCCTGCTGCCCTGGGACACCACCGTCGGCGACCACGTCACCGTGCTGCTCGGCCCCGACTCCGACGTCGGCCGCGCCCTGGCCGCCGGACGCCCCGACCGCGCGGCCCGGCTGCTCGCCCCCTGGCGGGAGCGGTACGGGGACGCGGCGCTGCGCATCGAGGCGGTCCACCACGGGCGCGGCGGGACCGGACCCGGCTCGCTGCGGCTCGCCGCCCGCGCCCTCGGCTTCGCCGTCGAACAGAAGATCATGCCGGTCCTGACCAACGCCGTGCGCTACGCCGACCCCGGCCAGGGCGAGGTCGCCGACGTCCTCGACTCGGCGCGCCGGCTCGTCCCGATCGACCCGCGCGCCGGGCTCGACGGCGGCGAGCGCTGGCTCAAGCCCGGAGACGACATGGCGGACCTCGCCCTGCGCGTCGCCGAGGCCGCCGGCTACCGCGCGAACACCGCCCGCCGCCTCCTCGACGTCACCGAGCAGACCGCCGCCGCCTGCCGCGTCGACCCCGAGGACGACCTGGGCCTCGGCCGCGTCCACTTCCCCGAACCGGACCTCGTCGGCGCCGCCCGGCGCACCCCCGAGCGGGTGCTGCGCTCGCGCTGCGCCGCCGCGATGCTCGCCCGCCGCTACGACCGGCAGCCGGAGTACTGGAGTCGTCTGGAGGAGGAGCTCGGCCTGATCGAACGGCTCGGCTACGCCGCTTACTTCCTCACCGTCGCCCAGGTGGTCGCCGACACCCGGGACCTCGGCATCCGGGTGGCCGCCCGCGGCTCCGGCGCCGGATCCCTGGTCAGCCACCTGCTCGGCATCGCCACCGCCGACCCGGTCGAGCACGGACTGCTCATGGAGCGGTTCCTGTCCGAGCGGCGCACCGAACTGCCCGACATCGACATCGACGTGGAGTCCGCCCGCCGGCTCGAGGTCTACCGCGCGATCCTGGAGCGCTTCGGCCCCGAGCGGGTGGCCACCGTCTCCATGCCCGAGACCTACCGGGTGCGGCACGCCGTGCGCGACGTCGGCCTCGCCCTCGGACTGAACCCGGGCGAGGTCGACCGGCTCGCCAAGTCCTTCCCGCACATCCGCGCCCGCGACGCCCGCGCCGCCCTCCAGGAACTGCCGGAACTGCGCGGCATCGACCCGCAGGCGTACGGGCCGCGGCTGTGGGACCTGGTCGAGGCGCTCGACGGTCTGCCGCGCGGCATCGCCATGCACCCGTGCGGGGTGCTGCTCTCCGACACCGCGCTGCTGCGCCGCACCCCCGTCGTGCCGACCAGCACCGAGGGCTTCCCCATGTCCCAGTTCGACAAGGAGGACGTGGAGGACCTCGGGCTGCTCAAGCTCGACGTGCTCGGGGTGCGCATGCAGTCGGCGATGGCGCACGCCGTCGCCGAGATCGAACGGACCACCGGGCGGCACATCGACCTCGACGACCCCGCGCAGGTGCCGCCGGGCGACCCGAAGACGTACGCGCTCATCAAGAGCTCCCAGACGCTCGGCTGCTTCCAGACCGAGTCGCCCGGCCAGCGGGACCTCATCGCGCGGCTGCAGCCCGAGACCTTCCACGACCTCGTCGTGGACATCTCGCTGTTCCGCCCCGGACCGGTCGCGGCGAACATGGTCGACCCGTTCATCAAGGCGCGGCACGGCCGGCAGGCGCCCCGGTACCCGCACGAGGACCTGAAGCCCGTACTGGAGGACACGTACGGAGTGGTCGTCTTCCACGAGCAGATCATCCGCATCCTGGACGTGATGACCGGCTGCGGTCTCGCCTTCGGCGACTACACGCGGCGGGCCCTGTCGAACCCCGGACAGGTGGGCCGGGTGAAGGCCTGGTTCGCCGAGCGGGCGCGCGGACGCGGCTACGCGAAGGAGGTCGTCGAGCGGACCTGGGAGATCGTCGAGGCGTTCGGCGCGTACGGGTTCTGCAAGGCGCACGCCGTCGCGTTCGCCGTGCCCTCGTACCAGTCGGCCTGGCTCAAGGCGCACCGCCCCGCCGCCTTCTACGCGGGGCTGCTCACGCACGACCCCGGCATGTACCCGAAGCGGCTGCTGCTCGCGGACGCGCGGCGGCGGGGGGTGCCGCTGCTTCCGCTGGATGTCAACGCGTCGGACGCGGCCTATCGAATCGAACTGGTGTCTGAGCGAGGGGTTCCGGAGTACGGGCTCCGGCTCGCGCTCGGTGATGTGCGCGGCATGAGCGAGGACGAGGCCGCCCGGATCGTCGCTGGCCGCCCCTACGTCTCGCTCCAGGACTTCCTCTCCCGGGCCCGCCCCTCCCGCCCCGTCGCCGAACGGCTCGCCCAGGTCGGCGCGTTGGACGCCTTCGGGCGCAACCGGCGCGACCTGATGCTGCACATCGCCGAACTGCACCGCTCCCGACTCCGCTCGGGCAGTGGTCAGTTGGCGCTCGGCGAGACCGGCGACGCCCCCGACACGGTCGCCCCCGCCCACCTGCCCGACCTCGACGACGCCGAACGGCTCGGCGCCGAGCTCGGCGTGCTCGGCATGGACACCTCCCGCCATCTCCTCGGCGACCAGCGGGAGTTGCTCGACGAGCTCGGCGTGGTGCCCGCGCAGCGGCTGCGGGATCTGCCGCACGGGCAGGTCGTGCTCGTCGCCGGCGCGAAGGGCGCCGTCCAGACCCCGCCGGTCCGCTCCGGCAAACGCGTCATCTTCGCCACGCTCGACGACACGACGGGCCTGGTCGACTGCGCGTTCTTCGAGGACAGCCACGAGGCCAGCGCGCACACCGTCTTCCACTCCTGGCTGCTGCTCGTGCGCGGCGTGGTGCAGCGCCGCGGCGGCGGCAGCGGCAAGGCCCTCTCGGTCACCGGGTCCGCCGCCTGGGACCTGACCGAACTGGCCGAACTGCGCCGCACCGGCGGCCTGTCCGCCGTCACCGAGCGGCTCACCGAACGCGGGCTGCCGGCGGCGGACGGCGACTTCGGGACCGGCGGCCGCACCATCCACCTGGAGACCGGTTACGACCTGCACCCGTGGGCGGACCTCCAGCCGCCCGGCGCATCCGTCAAGCAGAGCCGCAAGCTGTGGCACCAGAGCCCGGGGAGCGCGGGATGA
- a CDS encoding DNA polymerase Y family protein produces the protein MNEKTTYGKDPEDPHGMHVLYIHFHELTDEPLYHRLLDLLAEFTPQVQALPPDAALADVSGSLRYFGTDALALAERVRARTGGLYGLRSTVGVAANPMLARMVAADGPPSAVRALPDDVDAVAAFLAHKPAAALHGVGPATARTLSSYGLDSVGKIAAAPLGTLQRILGAGAGRRLHDAAHGLDPTRVVPAAPARSLRVEHRFPQDELDPDVRRAALLALADRLGLRLRAERQATRSLALTVRYADRTGYTTITRSRTLREATSHTPPLTALARELHDRLALQRARVRSLALRAEDLIPAEQAPRQLLFDPVDERARRIEAVVDRARRKYGPDAVRPAGAG, from the coding sequence ATGAACGAGAAGACGACGTACGGAAAGGATCCGGAGGACCCGCACGGGATGCACGTCCTGTACATCCACTTCCACGAGCTGACGGACGAGCCGCTCTACCACCGGCTGCTCGACCTCCTCGCCGAGTTCACCCCGCAGGTGCAGGCCCTGCCGCCGGACGCCGCGCTCGCCGACGTCTCCGGCAGCCTGCGCTACTTCGGCACCGACGCCCTCGCCCTCGCCGAACGCGTCCGCGCCCGCACCGGCGGCCTCTACGGGCTGCGCTCGACCGTCGGCGTCGCCGCGAACCCCATGCTGGCCCGCATGGTCGCCGCCGACGGGCCGCCCTCCGCGGTGCGCGCGCTGCCCGACGACGTGGACGCCGTCGCCGCCTTCCTCGCGCACAAGCCCGCCGCCGCCCTGCACGGGGTCGGCCCCGCGACCGCCCGCACCCTGTCCTCGTACGGACTGGACAGCGTCGGAAAGATCGCCGCCGCGCCGCTCGGCACCCTCCAGCGGATCCTCGGCGCCGGTGCGGGGCGGCGGCTGCACGACGCGGCGCACGGGCTGGACCCGACCCGGGTGGTCCCCGCGGCCCCGGCCCGCTCGCTGCGCGTCGAACACCGCTTCCCACAGGACGAGTTGGACCCGGACGTGCGGCGCGCCGCCCTGCTCGCCCTCGCCGACCGGCTCGGGCTGCGGCTGCGCGCCGAGCGGCAGGCCACCCGCTCCCTCGCCCTCACCGTCCGCTACGCCGACCGCACCGGGTACACGACGATCACGCGCAGCCGCACCCTGCGCGAGGCCACGTCCCACACCCCGCCGCTCACCGCGCTGGCCCGCGAGCTCCACGATCGGCTCGCGCTGCAGCGGGCCCGGGTCCGCTCCCTCGCCCTGCGCGCGGAGGATCTGATCCCGGCCGAACAGGCCCCGCGCCAGCTCCTGTTCGACCCCGTCGACGAGCGGGCCCGCCGCATCGAGGCCGTCGTCGACCGGGCCCGCCGCAAGTACGGCCCCGACGCGGTCCGCCCGGCGGGAGCCGGCTGA
- a CDS encoding cupin domain-containing protein — protein MPVVRASEAVVHDLHGVRFVSYATPRSGSKELAAWRGEIPAGTKATPHTVTREEILHVLSGSLHLTLDGTAHALTAGDTAIVNAGAELSVENPTDSPASIWVTTSVGLEATLQDGTRIAPPWAN, from the coding sequence ATGCCCGTAGTCCGCGCGTCAGAGGCCGTCGTCCACGACCTGCACGGCGTCCGCTTCGTCTCGTACGCCACCCCCCGCAGCGGCAGCAAGGAGCTGGCGGCCTGGCGGGGCGAGATCCCGGCGGGCACGAAGGCGACCCCGCACACCGTGACGCGGGAGGAGATCCTGCACGTGCTGTCCGGCTCACTGCACCTGACGCTCGACGGCACGGCCCATGCCCTGACCGCGGGCGACACGGCGATCGTGAACGCGGGCGCGGAACTCTCGGTGGAGAACCCGACGGACTCCCCCGCGTCGATCTGGGTGACCACGTCGGTGGGCCTGGAGGCGACGCTGCAGGACGGGACCCGGATCGCACCGCCCTGGGCAAACTGA
- a CDS encoding MarR family winged helix-turn-helix transcriptional regulator, whose amino-acid sequence MQNSDALALSTALLAAAGDLTQRIHEGVLARGFEGVRPAHGFAFVRISAGDATVTDVAAHLGVTKQAASQLVDELERKGYVERRPHPRDARARLVVLTEHGRACTRAADAAAADAVRPWVERLGERQAAALVRQLLAIAPNGPIRPIW is encoded by the coding sequence GTGCAGAACTCCGACGCCCTCGCCCTGTCCACCGCCCTGCTCGCCGCGGCCGGGGACCTGACCCAGCGCATCCACGAGGGCGTCCTGGCCAGGGGTTTCGAGGGGGTGCGGCCCGCGCACGGCTTCGCGTTCGTACGGATCTCCGCCGGGGACGCCACGGTCACCGATGTCGCCGCGCACCTCGGTGTCACCAAGCAGGCGGCCAGTCAGCTCGTCGACGAGCTGGAGCGCAAGGGGTACGTGGAGCGCCGCCCGCACCCGAGGGACGCACGCGCCCGGCTCGTCGTGCTCACCGAGCACGGCCGCGCCTGCACCCGCGCCGCCGACGCGGCCGCCGCCGACGCGGTGCGGCCCTGGGTGGAGCGGCTGGGGGAGCGGCAGGCCGCCGCACTCGTACGACAATTGCTGGCCATCGCGCCGAACGGACCGATCAGGCCCATCTGGTGA
- a CDS encoding esterase/lipase family protein, which produces MKLPRSPRPVRSAWRRTLRAATVTAALLAATVTPLGAAHASTAPDRGWNDWSCRPSAAHPRPVVLVHGTFGNSVDNWLVLAPYLVKRGYCVFSLDYGQLPGVPLFNGLGPIAKSAEQLDAFVDKVRGTTGTAKVDLVGHSQGGMMPRYYLKFLGGAAEVNSLVGLAPDNHGTTLNGLTKLLPYFPGAGDLLTLATPGLADQVAGSDFITRLNAGGDTVPGVHYTVIATKYDEVVTPYRSQFLDGPDVRNVLLQDLCPVDLSEHVTIGTVDLVAYHEVANALDPAHATPTDCFN; this is translated from the coding sequence ATGAAGCTGCCCAGAAGCCCACGGCCCGTACGGTCCGCATGGCGGCGGACACTGCGCGCCGCGACCGTCACCGCCGCGCTCCTCGCCGCCACCGTCACCCCCCTCGGTGCCGCCCACGCGAGCACCGCGCCCGACCGCGGCTGGAACGACTGGTCCTGCCGCCCCTCGGCCGCGCACCCCCGCCCCGTCGTCCTCGTCCACGGCACCTTCGGCAACTCCGTGGACAACTGGCTCGTCCTCGCGCCGTACCTGGTGAAGCGCGGCTACTGCGTCTTCTCGCTCGACTACGGGCAGCTGCCCGGCGTCCCGCTCTTCAACGGCCTCGGCCCGATCGCCAAGTCCGCCGAACAGCTCGACGCCTTCGTCGACAAGGTGCGCGGCACCACCGGCACCGCGAAGGTCGACCTCGTCGGCCACTCGCAGGGCGGCATGATGCCGCGCTACTACCTGAAGTTCCTCGGCGGCGCCGCCGAGGTGAACTCCCTCGTCGGACTCGCCCCCGACAACCACGGCACCACCCTCAACGGGCTCACCAAGCTGCTGCCCTACTTCCCGGGCGCCGGCGACCTGCTCACCCTCGCCACCCCGGGCCTGGCCGACCAGGTCGCGGGCTCGGACTTCATCACCCGGCTCAACGCGGGCGGAGACACCGTGCCCGGCGTCCACTACACCGTCATCGCGACCAAGTACGACGAGGTCGTGACCCCGTACCGCAGCCAGTTCCTGGACGGGCCCGACGTGCGCAACGTACTCCTCCAGGACCTGTGCCCCGTCGACCTCTCCGAGCACGTGACGATCGGCACCGTCGACCTCGTCGCGTACCACGAGGTCGCCAACGCCCTCGACCCCGCCCACGCCACCCCGACCGACTGCTTCAACTGA
- a CDS encoding lytic polysaccharide monooxygenase auxiliary activity family 9 protein, producing MSARRRRLVAVSATAAVPLALWAAPASAHGTLGDPVSRVAACYAEGAENPTSAACKAAVAAGGTQALYDWNGIRDGDAAGRHQERIPDGKLCSANAEEFKGLDLARDDWPATKVSAGSYTFKYKVTAPHKGTFKLYMTKQGYDASKPLAWSDLDLEHPVATKTDPVAEGGYYTFSGTLPERTGRQLVYGIWQRSDSPEAFYSCSDVTYGGDAASGGAAAPKTSEPAEPSDEQIAKDADKSTIDHGGMDMSDGAGDRAGGGHKGHSGATESPAPAAASANAPKADGSSEGLAETGGDSTTPYLAMGGAAALALGAAGVFASARRRATAGARHGR from the coding sequence ATGTCCGCACGCCGTCGCAGGCTCGTCGCCGTCTCCGCCACCGCCGCCGTCCCGCTCGCCCTGTGGGCGGCGCCCGCCTCGGCGCACGGCACGCTGGGCGACCCGGTCAGCCGGGTCGCGGCGTGTTACGCCGAGGGCGCCGAGAACCCGACGTCGGCGGCGTGCAAGGCGGCGGTCGCGGCGGGCGGCACGCAGGCCCTGTACGACTGGAACGGCATCCGCGACGGTGACGCGGCGGGCCGGCACCAGGAGCGGATCCCGGACGGCAAGCTGTGCTCGGCGAACGCGGAGGAGTTCAAGGGGCTCGACCTGGCCCGCGACGACTGGCCCGCGACGAAGGTCTCGGCGGGCTCGTACACGTTCAAGTACAAGGTGACGGCCCCGCACAAGGGCACCTTCAAGCTGTACATGACGAAGCAGGGCTACGACGCGTCGAAGCCGCTGGCCTGGTCCGACCTGGACCTGGAGCACCCGGTGGCGACGAAGACGGACCCGGTGGCCGAGGGCGGCTACTACACCTTCTCGGGCACGCTGCCCGAGCGTACGGGCCGCCAGCTGGTCTACGGGATCTGGCAGCGTTCGGACAGCCCGGAGGCGTTCTACTCCTGCTCGGACGTGACGTACGGGGGTGACGCGGCGTCGGGCGGCGCGGCGGCCCCGAAGACCTCGGAGCCCGCGGAGCCTTCGGACGAGCAGATCGCGAAGGATGCCGACAAGTCGACGATCGACCACGGCGGGATGGACATGAGCGACGGCGCCGGTGACCGTGCGGGTGGCGGGCACAAGGGTCACTCGGGTGCCACGGAGTCCCCCGCCCCGGCGGCCGCTTCCGCCAACGCGCCGAAGGCCGACGGGAGTTCCGAGGGCCTCGCCGAGACCGGCGGCGACTCGACCACCCCGTACCTCGCGATGGGCGGCGCGGCGGCGCTGGCGCTCGGCGCGGCGGGCGTGTTCGCCTCGGCGCGGCGCCGGGCGACGGCGGGCGCGCGCCACGGCCGCTGA
- a CDS encoding GNAT family N-acetyltransferase, with product MSTENPRVRPATAADVEAVRAVTDAAYHPYIARIGVVPQPMEADHAADVAAGRVYVTGEPEVVGLVVVEARPDHLFLDSVAVHPDAHGRGVGRALLHFVDDHARALGLPEVRLYTNALMWENQKIYPRYGYEVVERRVDGPYDRIHYRRRLDVI from the coding sequence ATGAGCACCGAGAACCCGCGGGTCCGCCCGGCCACCGCCGCCGACGTCGAGGCCGTGCGCGCCGTCACCGACGCCGCGTACCACCCCTACATCGCCCGGATCGGCGTCGTCCCGCAGCCCATGGAGGCCGACCACGCGGCGGACGTGGCGGCGGGCCGGGTGTACGTCACGGGGGAACCGGAGGTCGTCGGCCTCGTCGTGGTCGAGGCCCGCCCCGACCACCTCTTCCTGGACAGCGTCGCGGTCCACCCCGACGCGCACGGGCGCGGCGTGGGCCGCGCCCTGCTCCACTTCGTGGACGACCACGCGCGCGCCCTCGGGCTGCCCGAGGTGCGGCTCTACACCAACGCGCTGATGTGGGAGAACCAGAAGATCTATCCGCGGTACGGATACGAGGTCGTGGAGCGCCGGGTCGACGGGCCCTACGACCGCATCCACTACCGCAGGCGTCTGGACGTCATCTGA